The uncultured Hyphomonas sp. genome includes a region encoding these proteins:
- a CDS encoding response regulator, giving the protein MDTNTRMHESPPEEVETSEGEGLDLSRARIDVMQLMFWGCLLISIAAASVALAWPKASGAPGPILLIAMGSGGLVFLLWTVRGAGRMLGLFPEKGSAIRAAQASQPRFGWIEALDESVLIADQGGAPVAANTAYKDLTSMALMVSQGDNAPVTVDRLFGASPGLAAPVYRLSKDAKAGMARREVLPPITIGPEQVPAQYEISVSPLPRGKVLWRIRPIAGEREATGAADLKSLYVEDAPMGFFAARPDGTITYANSWLRDTLGLPESARNVRIDDIMRPEFVKMLSRDRKTGLPGRTDIQIRGRDGIEIPVHAITTWSGRGADAAGRTILLPSAQMLNGGEERFALTGSRPPRPDGDPMFDDAPFGAVRLQGDSVQGAIILDANRALMEMTGGQAAPGGQFAALFQAEEGEDALSSVLVDAIDKPVGLKLAGKDPRHVNVFVALDGHGRPSVAYVMDITDQRQLEIRLAHGEKMQAIGQLAGGVAHDFNNVLQGIILNNEELMVRHPLGDPSYSNLQSINEFAMRAKELVKMLLAYARQQTFKREIFAVPDFLSEFSILLRQLLDERIELDVVHGRDVPHIKADKNQLENAILNLATNARDAMLSHKNGGKLTIRTARATGADAHAKGFKFVEDGEYMLIEVEDTGHGMSKDVMEKIFQPFFTTKEAGVGTGLGLATVYGIIKQSGGYVCTTSAVGKGTTFHIYLPALKPEEVPAPVEPTAAEKAASRPMDISGRGRILLIEDEDGVRGIAASLLKSRGYEVEEACDGEEAMEILEDNPHSFDLVISDVVMPGKDGPTLIREAKDLLGHARVIFISGYAERDIAQQLDDDRAVSFLPKPFTVRQLAERVKQELGSPSKEAA; this is encoded by the coding sequence ATGGACACCAATACCCGGATGCATGAGAGCCCGCCTGAAGAGGTCGAAACGTCCGAGGGCGAAGGCCTGGACCTGTCGCGCGCGCGGATCGATGTGATGCAGCTCATGTTCTGGGGCTGCCTTCTGATTTCGATTGCCGCCGCCAGCGTGGCGCTTGCCTGGCCGAAAGCCTCCGGTGCGCCGGGGCCGATCCTTTTGATCGCTATGGGCTCGGGCGGCCTTGTTTTCCTGCTGTGGACCGTCCGCGGGGCAGGGCGCATGCTGGGCCTGTTCCCGGAAAAGGGCTCCGCCATCCGCGCGGCGCAGGCCAGCCAACCGCGCTTCGGCTGGATCGAGGCGCTGGATGAGAGCGTGCTGATCGCCGATCAGGGCGGCGCCCCGGTTGCCGCGAACACGGCATACAAGGATCTGACCAGCATGGCGCTGATGGTCAGCCAGGGCGACAATGCCCCGGTGACCGTGGACCGCCTGTTTGGCGCAAGTCCCGGCCTCGCTGCGCCGGTCTACCGTCTCTCGAAAGATGCGAAGGCTGGCATGGCCCGCCGCGAAGTCCTGCCGCCGATCACGATCGGGCCGGAGCAGGTGCCTGCCCAGTACGAAATCTCTGTTTCGCCGCTTCCACGCGGCAAGGTGCTCTGGCGTATCCGCCCAATTGCGGGTGAGCGCGAGGCGACCGGCGCAGCTGACCTGAAGTCGCTGTACGTCGAAGACGCGCCAATGGGCTTCTTCGCCGCCCGTCCGGATGGCACGATCACTTATGCGAACTCCTGGCTGCGGGACACGCTCGGCCTGCCGGAGTCCGCGCGCAATGTCCGGATCGACGACATCATGCGTCCGGAATTCGTGAAGATGCTGTCGCGCGACCGCAAGACCGGCCTGCCGGGGCGGACCGACATCCAGATCCGCGGCCGCGACGGGATCGAGATTCCGGTCCACGCGATCACCACCTGGTCCGGCCGGGGTGCCGATGCGGCTGGCCGCACGATCCTGCTGCCGAGCGCGCAGATGCTGAACGGCGGCGAAGAGCGCTTCGCCCTGACCGGATCGCGCCCGCCGCGCCCGGATGGTGACCCGATGTTCGACGATGCGCCCTTCGGTGCCGTCCGCCTTCAGGGCGACAGCGTGCAGGGCGCCATCATTCTCGACGCCAACCGTGCGCTGATGGAGATGACCGGCGGTCAGGCAGCGCCCGGCGGCCAGTTCGCGGCGCTTTTCCAGGCCGAAGAGGGCGAGGACGCCCTTTCCAGCGTGCTGGTCGACGCGATCGACAAGCCGGTCGGCCTGAAGCTGGCGGGCAAGGACCCGCGCCACGTCAATGTCTTCGTGGCCCTCGATGGCCATGGCCGCCCGTCGGTGGCCTATGTCATGGACATTACCGACCAGCGCCAGCTGGAAATCCGCCTCGCGCATGGTGAGAAGATGCAGGCCATCGGCCAGCTCGCCGGCGGCGTTGCGCACGACTTCAACAACGTCCTGCAGGGCATCATCCTCAACAATGAGGAACTGATGGTGCGCCACCCGCTGGGCGACCCGTCCTATTCGAACCTGCAGTCCATCAACGAGTTTGCGATGCGGGCGAAGGAACTGGTGAAGATGCTGCTGGCCTATGCCCGCCAGCAGACCTTCAAGCGCGAAATCTTTGCGGTGCCGGACTTCCTGTCCGAATTCTCCATCCTCCTGCGCCAGCTGCTGGACGAGCGGATCGAGCTGGACGTCGTGCATGGCCGCGATGTGCCGCACATCAAGGCCGACAAGAACCAGCTGGAAAACGCGATCCTCAACCTCGCCACCAATGCGCGCGATGCGATGCTGAGCCACAAGAATGGCGGCAAGCTGACGATCCGCACGGCCCGGGCCACCGGCGCCGACGCCCATGCCAAGGGCTTCAAGTTCGTGGAAGACGGCGAGTACATGCTGATCGAGGTGGAAGACACCGGCCACGGCATGTCGAAGGATGTCATGGAAAAGATCTTCCAGCCCTTCTTCACCACCAAGGAAGCCGGCGTTGGTACGGGCCTGGGCCTCGCCACCGTTTACGGCATCATCAAACAGTCCGGCGGCTATGTCTGCACCACTTCCGCCGTCGGCAAGGGCACGACCTTCCACATCTACCTGCCGGCCCTGAAGCCGGAAGAAGTGCCGGCCCCGGTCGAGCCAACGGCCGCCGAAAAGGCTGCCAGCCGCCCGATGGATATTTCCGGACGCGGACGGATCCTCCTGATCGAGGACGAAGACGGCGTGCGCGGCATTGCAGCCTCGCTGCTGAAGTCACGCGGCTATGAAGTCGAAGAGGCCTGCGATGGCGAGGAAGCCATGGAAATCCTCGAAGACAATCCGCACAGTTTCGACCTGGTGATCTCTGATGTGGTCATGCCGGGCAAAGATGGCCCGACGCTGATCCGCGAGGCGAAAGACCTGCTGGGCCATGCCCGCGTGATTTTCATCTCCGGCTATGCCGAGCGCGATATCGCCCAGCAGCTGGACGACGACCGCGCCGTCTCCTTCCTGCCGAAACCCTTTACCGTCCGCCAGCTGGCTGAGCGCGTGAAGCAGGAACTCGGCAGCCCCAGCAAGGAAGCCGCCTGA